A genomic window from Piliocolobus tephrosceles isolate RC106 unplaced genomic scaffold, ASM277652v3 unscaffolded_15517, whole genome shotgun sequence includes:
- the LOC111536290 gene encoding 40S ribosomal protein S27-like, whose translation MPLAKDLLHPSPEEEKRKHKKKRLVQSPNSYFMDVKCPGCYKITTVFSHAQTVVLCVGCSTVLCQPKGGKARLTEGCSFRRKQH comes from the coding sequence ATGCCTCTCGCAAAGGATCTCCTTCATCCCTCcccagaagaggagaagaggaaacacaAGAAGAAACGCCTGGTGCAGAGCCCCAATTCCTACTTCATGGATGTGAAATGCCCAGGATGCTATAAAATCACCACGGTCTTTAGCCATGCACAAACAGTAGTTTTGTGTGTTGGCTGCTCCACTGTCCTCTGCCAGCCTAAAGGAGGAAAAGCAAGGCTTACAGAAGGATGTTCCTTTAGGAGGAAGCAGCACTAA